The genomic segment CGCAGCATCGAACGCGGTGCCGACCTTTACCTGAACCTGTGTTCGACCTGTCACGGGCAAGATGCGCTTGGCGCGGCGGGGGTTGCTCCGGCGTTGAAAAACCCCTACCTATTCCTCACCGAGAATCCGGCGAAGGTTGCCCAAGCGGAAGCGAATGCCCTGATCGAGGAAAAAGCCAGCCTTGAATCGGCGCTTCAGAACTTTGAGGAAAACGCCACCAAACTTGCCGAAAAGCAAAAAGAATTTGACGCCGAAACCGATCCGGCGAAAAAAGCTGAACTTCAAAAAGAGCTTGACTCGCTGAACGCGGCGATTCGTCTGTTTGGGGATCGGGCTGCCACCGAGAAGCAGATCGCAGACCTGACGGAGACGATTGCCGAGAAGCAAACCGCCCTTGACGACTTGATCGCCCAGGGCTGGGATGCCACAACGAATGTCCGGCTAAAGGAGATGAACAGCGGCGATCTGAAGGCATACCTCCGGGCGACGCTGATCGCCGGACGCCCGCTGAGCATCTATTACGGCTGGACCCAAGCGATGCCCGCTTGGTCACAGATGGTCTCCGGCCCGCTTCGCGAAGACGAGATTGAAAACCTCGTCAATTACATTGTGAACTACCGTGAACAGGCGATCAAGCTCACCCCAAAGGATCTCCGTCAGGGGTTCAAACTGCCGGCGGAAGCGGGCGCTGCTGGCGAGGGGACGAAAAAGGCTGTCATCGGGGAAAAACCCAATGTGGAGGCGCTTGATCTGGCTGGTGGTGATGCGACGAAGGGTGAGACGCTTTTCACCCGCCTTGCCTGTGCCGCCTGCCACAGTACTTCTGTTGGCGCGGCTTATGCCGCTGCCTCAACCGCAGGGATGGCTACCCGCGTGGAAGCAGTCCGCTTGAAACTGCCTGAATTCGCCGGGTACACGGTGGAACGCTATCTTGCCGAGAGCATCCTCTACCCCAATAAGTACATCGTCCCCGGTGGGGTAAGCGGGATCATGCCGCAGACGTTCGCTACCCAATTGACCCTCAACGATCTGCAAGACCTGATCGCCTATATCGAAACGAATAAATAACCTGTAGGCGGACACGCGCACAGAAAACGGGGGATCACAACGATCCCCCGTTTTTGGTTGGGGGTGTCCTCTCTAGAGCAGACGCCGTTGGCTTTATTTTCCCTGTATTCATCGAAGGGGGTAGATTGAGGGGGAAGCCCCCCCAAAAAAACACATTTCTCCCTCTCCCGCGTAGGGGGTTGGGGGCGAGGGGCTGTGCGTAAGGTGCGTTTACAATTTTGGGGAAGTTCAGACAACCGAAAAGCCCCCTTGCGGGGGGCTTTCCGGCTGACGCCTGAACGGGTGTGTCAGCGGCTTGGTGGGAGTCCAGTGAAGCAGCGATGGTACGACAGTGAGTCTACAGCGCGTCTACGATGGTGCAGCGATGTGAGAGCGATGAGTCAACGACGGTAGTTCGATGCGGCTAGGATGGTGTTGTGTTGGTAATGTCGCTGATGTCCCGTTACAGTTGTCAGTATATACCCATCTTTTGTCATTCTGTAGACAAAAAACCCTTATCATTATGAATTTTTTCTGAAGAATGTTCGGAAACAAGTGAAACGATTAACGAAGGAACGCTAATGCAGTGGATTGAAGTCTCTCTTGAGGTTGATGGCGAGGCAGCGGAAGCCGTTGCCGAGGTCTTGCAGCGCTATGGACATCAGGGTGTTGCCATTGAACAAGCCGGCTTTTTCATCGAGACTTGGGAAGATGATATTCCCACGCCGAAAAAGCTGATCGTCCGCGCTTATATTCCCGCCGATGAACATGCCGAGGACGCCAAACGGCAGCTTGAGGATGCGCTTGGCTATCTACGCATGATGTACCCCATGCCTATTCCCCAGTATACCATAGTCGATGAGCAGGATTGGGCGGATGCGTGGAAAGTCCATTACCACCCGCTCCGCTTGGGGCGGCATATCCTGATTCGCCCT from the Anaerolineales bacterium genome contains:
- a CDS encoding c-type cytochrome, yielding MKIENKILLGIGFFVGIMLLVGWIAINEPVRMEVFTQQWQGRSIERGADLYLNLCSTCHGQDALGAAGVAPALKNPYLFLTENPAKVAQAEANALIEEKASLESALQNFEENATKLAEKQKEFDAETDPAKKAELQKELDSLNAAIRLFGDRAATEKQIADLTETIAEKQTALDDLIAQGWDATTNVRLKEMNSGDLKAYLRATLIAGRPLSIYYGWTQAMPAWSQMVSGPLREDEIENLVNYIVNYREQAIKLTPKDLRQGFKLPAEAGAAGEGTKKAVIGEKPNVEALDLAGGDATKGETLFTRLACAACHSTSVGAAYAAASTAGMATRVEAVRLKLPEFAGYTVERYLAESILYPNKYIVPGGVSGIMPQTFATQLTLNDLQDLIAYIETNK